From a single Sebastes umbrosus isolate fSebUmb1 chromosome 17, fSebUmb1.pri, whole genome shotgun sequence genomic region:
- the LOC119476317 gene encoding ras-related protein Rab-39B-like has product METIWLYQFRLIVIGDSTVGKSCLIRRFTEGRFAQVSDPTVGVDFFSRLVEIEPGKRIKLQIWDTAGQERFRSITRAYYRNSVGGLLLFDITNRRSFQNVHNWLEEAQSHVQPHNIVFLLVGHKCDLEAQRQVTQQEAEKLAGAFGMRYVETSARESINVEKAFVDLTREIFELVRSGDIKIQDGWEGVKSGLVPSTVHSSEEVTKGSRQCFC; this is encoded by the exons ATGGAGACGATATGGCTTTATCAGTTTCGTCTGATCGTCATCGGAGACTCCACGGTCGGCAAGTCGTGTCTGATCCGGAGGTTCACGGAGGGCCGCTTCGCCCAGGTGTCTGACCCGACGGTGGGAGTGGACTTCTTCTCCCGCCTGGTGGAGATCGAGCCGGGCAAAAGAATCAAACTACAGATCTGGGACACCGCGGGACAGGAGAGGTTCAG GTCCATCACCAGAGCTTACTACCGTAACTCAGTGGGCGGGCTCTTGCTCTTCGACATCACAAACCGCCGCTCCTTCCAGAACGTCCACAACTGGCTGGAGGAGGCCCAGAGCCACGTCCAGCCGCACAACATCGTCTTCCTGCTGGTCGGCCACAAGTGCGACCTGGAGGCCCAGCGTCAGGTGACCCAGCAGGAGGCGGAGAAGCTTGCGGGGGCCTTCGGGATGCGCTACGTGGAGACGTCGGCGCGAGAATCCATCAACGTGGAGAAG GCGTTTGTGGATCTGACGAGGGAAATCTTTGAGCTGGTACGGAGCGGGGACATCAAGATCCAGGACGGCTGGGAGGGCGTCAAGAGCGGATTGGTCCCCAGCACTGTCCATTCCTCCGAGGAGGTCACCAAGGGCAGCCGGCAATGCTTCTGTTGA
- the rab38c gene encoding ras-related protein Rab-32, with amino-acid sequence MQQELLFKVLVIGDLGVGKTSIIKRYVHQIFSQHYRATIGVDFALKVLQWDNDTVIRLQLWDIAGQERYGNMTRVYYREAVGAMVVFDVTRASTFDAVLKWKDDLDSKVTLNHGRPVPAVLLANKADQLASQQPRLESFCRENGFVGWFETSAKENANIEEAARCLVEHILNNEESPVAERDPSSIVLSGYTNTTKDPFNCSSCMKW; translated from the exons ATGCAGCAGGAGCTTCTGTTTAAAGTCCTGGTCATCGGAGACCTGGGAGTTGGGAAAACGTCCATCATCAAGCGGTACGTGCACCAGATCTTCTCCCAGCACTACCGAGCCACCATCGGGGTGGACTTCGCCCTGAAGGTGCTGCAGTGGGACAACGACACTGTGATCCGGCTGCAGCTGTGGGACATAGCAG GACAGGAGCGGTATGGGAACATGACTCGTGTCTATTACCGGGAGGCGGTGGGAGCTATGGTGGTGTTCGACGTGACGAGGGCCTCCACGTTCGACGCCGTGCTGAAGTGGAAGGATGACCTGGACTCCAAG GTGACCCTGAACCATGGGAGGCCAGTTCCAGCTGTACTCTTGGCCAATAAGGCCGACCAGCTGGCTTCCCAGCAGCCCAGACTCGAGTCCTTCTGCAGGGAGAACGGCTTCGTCGGCTGGTTCGAGACCTCTGCAAAG GAAAATGCCAACATCGAGGAGGCGGCGCGCTGCTTGGTGGAGCACATCCTGAACAACGAGGAGAGCCCGGTGGCAGAGCGAGACCCCAGCTCCATCGTCCTGTCTGGATacaccaacaccaccaaggATCCTTTCAACTGCTCGTCATGTATGAAATGGTGA